The Phaseolus vulgaris cultivar G19833 chromosome 5, P. vulgaris v2.0, whole genome shotgun sequence genomic interval CTCCTTCGAAATCCAAGTTATCTATCCACGAGTCCCTTTCTTGTATAGTTGGGTTGGCTTTTGCAAAAGCTAGCTTGGGTGGTTATTAGGATAGAACTCTAAGGATTTGATTCATAAGCGCAAAAGCAAGGCGTTACACACAAAAACACCAACTCTAAGAGTTGTCCATTTTACTGGATTGATTTTACCTGTCAGTTTAAATTACTATTGATACATAACCGGATACCAAAGGGCAATTACAGATTTTTACAACTCTACACTAGCTAGCTTCATGAAATTCCATAAATTATATAAGATTCAGAAGCATATTAGATAGAACAGAAGGAAAGAATAATACAATATCTAATACGTTTAATCAGATAACTAATGTAATCACATGTTAAGTTTTTCAGCTTATATAAACCTACATGTATGGGCACATCACATACTTTGCACTAAAGGGTGCAAAATGAGTTTGGAAGATGAGATGAGAGACCAAGAACATGCATTGCTGCTAAACAATATCTCTACTGCTCGACAGAAGATTAATCTCTTTGTCTTACTCTATAATTGCAAAGTTATATGTTAAGGGCCTCTTCATAGATGTCAATGGAGACTTCATTCATGATAGGGTATGATTATTTATAGCTTCATAGCTAAAAGCTTATATTTGGTAAACTGAAACTAACCGGTGGGGCAAATGCAGGTAATTTTTGGGTGTGAGCAACCACAAAACTGCCAGTAGCAACAGGACAAGATACTTCCTCACAAAAATCATGGATTTCTTTATGGACAACAAAGCCAAAGTATGCAACTATAATTACCCACTTTCCTCCATAAATAGCTTCACCTGCATTCAAGATAGACAGCAAATCTATTGACaatcaactaaaaataattacaataaacCATCAATTTCATATCTAATGTATTACTCTCTCCTAAATAGTCCTTGaagtaaacaaattatataactAATCCCTCGAGTACTAAAAACAATACTGAATAGTCTCCTAAGCATTAAAGATTCCTTCAAATTGGTTTAGTTAAGTAGGGATTAAATGGACATTAAACACTTCAAGAGTGTTGATATGTTCTCAACCCTGCACCAGATTACAATTTAATCTGGAAACAGAAATAACTTTTTGCTGAAATGTGAATTCCATATGAAAAGATGGAGCAATTTCAAAATTGCATTGTGACACATCATAGTTGTAAACGGTTGTGCTCAATTGTGAAAGTAACATTTTACTTTACATAAATCCTTGAGAAACTAGATTGATTGATGGTTTACTCAAATAATTAAGTGACGTATTAAAATGCTACATAAGATAAGTATACCATGATTTCGTCTATCCCTGTAATCACCACACGGGGTTATAAATATAAGTACAGTTTGTTAACATAAAACACTTGGTCCCTGCATGAAAGAAAAAACGAATTTGGgggaaaagaaaacaaaatgaaataaagaTACAGAAGATAGGGTTTACCAGTAGCAGCTGAAATTTTAAAGGTGACAGGCCTAGAACGTACAACAGGGTCTGGTGTGATTTCAACTCCAGACACCTTTACATCATAGTTCACATCAGCTGCATAAATTTTCAATGGAAAATTAAACACAAAAGAAAGTCACTAAAGTTCAACGAGACCATATCATGAGTAACTGGGCGCAATTAGCTGTGAATTCATTATGCATAACCTGTGCATGACATCAAAAACAGAACAGAATTTATCAACAAATTGAATCCGATTAAAATTTAATCCCCACAAATAAAGTTTAGAATTTTAATCTGGAGGACCAATGTGATGAGCTAAAAAATCAGAATTGGAGGATAAAATTTCAAAGAGAATAAAAGGGAGAGTGAGGAAGTACCGCAGTATCCGAAGGTAGTAGCTTGAGCGTGGGCAAATGAAAGGGTAAGGATGAATAAGCATAAAAGATGGTTGAGCTTTGGGTGAAGCTGAGACTCCATTGAAAAGGTTTTCGAAAGACAGGGAACAATGTACCAGGATGCATCCCGTTCTCATATGACCTGTTTGGTTGGATAAAAATTGGAGGGGGACAATGGATACacatattatttaattgataaaaattagTAAGGTGGAAAGAATTAGaactttgtattttattttttaagaaattatttttttatttttcatactttttactcactttattttctttaatcttTTTCACTACATAAACATGGAATACTTTAGTTGGGATTACCATGTCAACACAACTCACTACTCCAATGATAGTATGGAGAAACAAAACccttaatataatattattcgTGAACcctatttatgaattttttccAAGAAGTATTTatgtttgattattttattgaaaGGTTTGATCATGGGTTTTTCGtcaaaattgtataatttatttttgtatttattagaatgaaaaaaaattaaataaaaatttgggTAATTCGTATCTCGTTGATACGTTTTCTATTCTATAGAAGTTGTCATAATACAATAAGATTTCAGGCTAGTTTAAATGAGATAAAGAAGTTGTGTTAGATTAAAACaacttttatgaaaaaaatgtgACTAACTAAAATTGTCTTTCTAGAACACGACTTTGATTAAGATGaattaagatttaattaaatttgtgaGGGTGTGACATGACTTCtgttcaaaataaaaacaactaaaGTCATGCATAAATGTGACAATTTccgttgtttttattttatattgaagTCATCTCATACTCACACGACTTTTTCACTTAAATTTTTTAGGTAGTGTGTTTAATAGAGTTGTGTTGATTAAAAATGAATGGAAATGTAAAAAAACAATAgtgtaaaaattaataatttaaagaaagtaatcaagtatttaaaatttgtgtATAAGCATATATGAAGCAAAGAATTgatgtattaaaaatttatttagcatttgattttataatattttaatgaattatgttaaaaattatttaatgaacTTTGTTTAAGAATTAATTAGCATGTATATTAtggtattatattattttgttgtatgtgtatttgtgtttgttgaatgaaaaaaatgtaCAAGTAAACAAAGTAAATAAAGAAGGAGACTATTAAatgaagtataaaaaaaaatattgaaagtaAATCTAGATTATAACATTGTTGTTATTACATAGACTGAAATTAACTATCTACGAGAcaatgtgatattttttttctttgtcttcGAGGTCATCCTTGTGAATCGTGTTCGGTATTAGAAAGCGACGATAGTGGATTATTATCACTATATTCTGGTTGGTTGTCCTCAGGTGGATTATCGTACTCGTGTGAAGACATTGTGGATCGATAATAATGCATTGACGATATTGGATGAAATGTGGATGGTGTCATCATTATGGAAGTGTCAAATATATTTGATGGAcctgaaaaaatatttttctaggATGGGAAAGTGGTGTAAGTAGACAAAACTTGTTTGgacaaaaaataagaaaacatgTTGTGGTGATAGTCCATATAGCCGAACATCTCAATTGGTTGAGAAAAAGTCTATTGTTGAGCATTTGAAGAAGACTAGACGAGATAAAAAGAACCAACATAATGgagttatttaaaattataatttttatacaaattttgcTTTTGTATTTACCCTATTAAATATGACGAGTATTTGTGTTTTAAATATAAAGAAGTAGTGAaatataaagttttaaaaatattaatatttaaaattattttaatatattgataaattcaattaaattaagtGTTTTCATTGTTGTATGATTTATGTTAAAAGTATATTAAAGAATATTTGTCTCGCAAATAACTTATGCACCagttgtaatatatatatatatatatatatatatatatgaaaaaagaatgtaagatattaattatttataaagtattatataagaaaaatgtaTGTAAGAAGATGTAAGGAGAAGGaagatgtttttattttcttgtgttTATTTACATCACTTCAATGTATACAAGTGTAgtaagactttttctctttattaaattaattgcatgtAACTATCgtacaataattgcgtataatttaataattattattttcttaatatattattaatctattaataaataaattataaaataaatattaatatataaaaaataaaaatcagtatatttgaataaataaaaaaactaaacataataaaaataatataaacaatagtacatacacataaataatataagtAAATTAATTCTTCAAGTATCAACAAacatacacaaagttttagaaaaataagtaacaataaatagttatgtaaaaaaaatattcatcatAAAATGCGaataactcaatttttttttatttagtatgTTAAATTATTCTTAAAACACAATCTTATCGCCTTTTTTGAAATCATTTCACATCCTTAAATTCTTTCACCCCGCTTcaagttttgttgatttatttagcgcattttcttcactattttgtataaaaatataatttatacaattatacacacacatatattatataaatgtaaataagaaaataaataaatcaaattaaaaatcaaatattaatatataaaaaatatacatcagtatataagaataaataaataaaataaacatactaaagttaatataaacaatgcataaagataaataatacaggtaaataaataaattgttcgtATTAACAAACTAACACAAATTTTGAGGAAAGTAAGTAACAATAAACAATTATGTAAAAAATGATTCATCTTAAAAAGCGAATAACTCGAATTTATTAATTTGGTATGCTAACATGTATGCTAATATCTGCTTCAAAAACAATGCTCAAAACTTGATTTATTTGACAcgatttcttaattattttgtataaaaataaaatatataattaaatacatatatatatatataaatgtaaatgtaaataagaaaataaataaataaaaattataaatcaaatattaatatataagaaataaacattagcatataagaaataaagaaactaaacatactaaaattaatataaataatgcataaatataaataataaccgtaaataaataaattgttcaagtaTCAACAAACTCACAAATTTTGAGAAGAGtaagtaacaataaaaaatcatgtaaaaAAATGATTCATCTTAATACCTTTCATGATTTGGTATTTACACAACTACAAATTTGTTTCATCCAATATCAATTCTACaagtataaaatttaataagaaaCGGTTAGAGAGTGTTCTTCAAATGCAGCCTACACATAACAAAATACTTTTAGTTAGAATGATATGAAAACCATATGAAATCTAAATAACATGAACATCCACATGAAATATAGTGCAAAATACATGTGACAGAACTATTATCAATATGAAAACCATAATATGCACATAATCTAAAGTGCATAATCTAATAGAAGCAAAACAATtaggaagaaaaaatatatgaaatgccAAGAACAGTTTACCAATAACAATTGATGAAGTTCTGTTGTTTCTATCTTGAAATGGATTATGCACAAAAgaaatacttttatatttttgctAGTTGAGAAATATGATGAACAAAGTTAAACGGTAAAAGAGCATTGCAtaaaatattcaacaaaaaGAAACTTTAAAAAGGATGAGCAGTGTAGAATCTAGTCAAAGCAAACTGAAATGGAAGTGCATAATCAATATAAGCAAAACAATGAGgaagaaaaaacattaaatgCTAAGAACAGTTTACCAAGAACAGTTGTTGAGGTTTTGTTGTTTTTATCTTGAAATAGATTATGCACAGAAcaaatacttatatatatatatatatatatatttctactACTTGAGAAATATTatgaacaaaattaaacattagAATCacattgcataaaaaaaaactaatcacATGAAGAAATACAAATATCAGAAAGCCATAAATAAAGAGAAATACCTTAAAAACGTGGAACAGATGTAAAAGAGCAAAATAACATTAAAGAGCATAGCCACAAACTCAACATAAATGAGCATAAACTTAAAAAGTTGAATCTGatgaacaaataaaaatattaaaaaaaaacaataaataaatagaaatttcaTGAACAAATGCCTTACAATACAAAACTGGAACACAAACAGATAAAATTGCAATTGAGCAAAAACAGTGTGAAGTATCGACCCCAGTAAGAATCATTGAGAAAGGCTCCAATTAAGGAGAATCTGTAAACGGTTCTGGTCCACTTGCTCACATTGTTGGTAGCCTCAGCACTGTCTTGGCGAATGACTCAAGTCAGAAACAAAACCAAGTTCACTCCAACTCCAAAGAAAGCCAGTGTGGCCAATGCTTGATTCACTGCATCCAGTGCaatcttaaatttaaacatGTTGTATTCAACTTACTTATGTGTTGCCATTCGTATCTGATTTTTCTAAAGTAGAAAGTGGATTACGAATTAACTCATCATTTTTCAGTACCTAGCAAGATAATTGTAGTTTTCCACCCTCCTTTACACTTCTTATCATTTGTAGGTGACTGTCCTCTGTAGCCATCATTTTCTCCTCTCACCTGTTTTtatttagaaagaaaataaataacaaatttaacTTATAACccttttttttctgataaaaaaaaaaaacttataatccTTTTGCCATCCAACAAAAGAAATCTacctatctatctatctatgaTATTATTTTGGTATGTGTATTCAGTTGTgacatgaaatattttatgtaGCGAACCGATTccctttttttttatgaaacaaAAACTAAACCTAATCGACTAAGAATAACTGACCTGGATTGCGTCAAAATTGTCGGAGTTGGCAGTGTATGAATTGGCAATTCCCGGTTCCATTTGCGTCATGAAAAACTCGGTTTAATTCTTCAATAAAGCGTAAGATTTCTCCCAAATTCCTTATCTTTCTATAAGTTCTTCTGTTTTAACACTTTCAAGTATGACAGCAGTGGTGGAGGCTTGCGACGTTGTGCAGGTGGCTTATTCGGAGTAGGGTCGTGTCTAGGCAGTGTGGCGAAGTGCACCAGTAAGGCGGTGGATCGTGTTTCACAGCGAACAGGTGCAAGTACTTACGGTGAGTGAGATGGCTTGGAAGTGCAGTGTGATGGCAGTGACGGAATACGCATGGTGGCGTGTGCAATTTTCTACTGGTGCAGCAGTGACAGTGCGGTGATAGGTGCGGGGTGTGGCTGCTTTTCGCTGCGGCACGAAGTTAAGACAATTTAGTTACTGAGCacattaataaaatgaattcgatcttagccagacttatgtcagtgaacattaagttcgatgatgaagttcaagctttactactgCCATTGTCTTTGCTCGATAGTTGATCCGGAACGGTTACTACAGTTACCAGTTCAACGggatggattcacttttgagaagattcgtgatctcattcttggcgaggatGTCCAAAGAAGGAGTTCTGGGGAATTATGCAGTGAATCGCTATGTCAtcagaagtaagaaaaatatcagagataataggagcaagaacaaaagaaggagtCAGTTAAAGACTCGagattgctcaagtgtaacatgttggaactacaaggaggtggggcatttaaggaatcaatgcccaaatgataaaaTGTCAACATTGTAGAAGACTTCGCGGACGAGGACCTTTTAGTCTGTTGTGCGGATAGTAGTGTGGATTCCTGGAACTGGATTCtgaagcattgcagaatctagttattggagactttAGAAAGGTAAGACTAGCATACAACAGAACTCTTGATGTTACgggcatgggtgacatagtgttgaagacactAGTTGGTTTCTagactttgaaggatgtcagagttgttccaagctagaggaaaagtttgatttctgttaggcagttggacaaatagggacatgaagtgaagttcgAAAATCAACAGTGGAAGgtcgtcaagggaaatcttgtcatggctTGCGGAAGAAAGAGAAGTTCGTTGTATATGGACGAATTACCATTTGAGGGAGTGACCATCCCAGTtcagaaaataaacaaagtcCAGTTCAGAGAatctcgtgggcagaagagggttgtcttttgatagctgtcgtttcgctgtcaaattaatatgattctagcgtagacttgtctaacactagagagatgatagtataattgtggacaaatgtccccaagtcgtctcccaacgaatccaatagtaaaatcagttgattaGGGTTtagaatctatctgcaagcaataaaagttagcaataacaataaagataaaaagggggtttgagatagttgtgcagaaaatataaaagagattaaaatagcaaataaaaagcggttgatctccaagttcttccaccattgaattctttataggttctctaaagattaatcttttttcaatcctccaacagagctaaaccagattgaacatgcgccgatctgattcaactgaaactcaccagtaaagcatgcgtctactagtttaatcaatacccactttgttccatgcgtatactccatgggaatgcttacctcctctcccttgaatcatgcgcttaagaaattaattagaacaatgcgaactaactaagaaaccaaagtttaagataaggaagactctcaatcatgcgttcaagtacaacctctcacaaaaaccagttttccaggagattagacaataaaaacaactgctatagagaattaaaaatcgaaacttttattgaacaaaacctcagaactcaatagggaattacaaaagaatcaaccaaaaaggtttagccttccatgcggaggcaaaacaaaagaattactaagaagaaaataaactaagaaaaccctatgaagctctctcttctctccttgatgcttgtgtccttttataggcttttctgctccaaggatcttgggaaaatattgcagtttagattttgtaaacagtttccactttccataattcttgtattttgcagaagatttgcttccaattctgtttctgagatattgtagattttattttctctttcttatcCTCAGAATTTGATtcttgttttggttcaagaagcaacttggacttttgcatatttggcccattcacaaaggtagatgcttcctctggataatttactctaaaaagacaaaattaacaataataatagttaaggcccaaataaacccaattataagaatattaattaaaacaatggatttatttattattatagtccaataatctatgattaaggctattgtgtgtgaataaatatatgctcatcatctttacaagagagaaacccagagccacatgtcagattcaggatgaacgagcGTGGAAAGGTTTAGgtagaccagtcagaggtacttATGGCAGTGGGAGCACGGGTTGTGCTTCAACTGAGGTTCCTAGATGACAGTGGGTTAGGTGAACCAGTATTTCAGCGGTTGAAACTTCTCCAtaaaatttcttgttgaaaatggagagtgtttgttctcaggttgttccaggatccgacagttcctgtaagtgggagCCGGTAGGAACAGAGAACGGGTCAGTGACTGGTGTGTTGAAACTCATGAAagttttaacgaagtcttcaaaatgattaagaaggctggtggcaactagaggtggaacattgagttccGTCGACAGATTACaaaagtacatgtacacagttgaagcgcatgTGAACATTGTTTTATGACTTCAAGTgagagattgttgggtatgaagtcaataCCAACTGGGTTGGGCTAACTAGACatcatgtttagtgagtgagcttaatcattgtacacagttgaagtgcaggtgaacattgttccttGGCTTCAAGTGGAAGATTATTGGGTATAAagtcaggaccaattgggttgggctgactagacaccatgtttagtgggtgagcttaatcattgtatcccttttataatctctatttaaagaaatcattgtacttgtaattggtgtgcaacatgacagaaatgaaaacctaatagttgcccgtgtggatgtaggttgcagttggcgaccgaatcacgttaaatcttgtgttgtttattttctgcagttgattcgtgattatgtgtgttgcttccgcgtgcgttttCCCATCTCTCTTAACAATGTTTATCAACACTGCAACTCTAGTGATCCAGAGATGGAATTAACACTGCACTATGGCCAGTTCTTTGAAATGTTGTATTTAAATTGTATAGTTAACGATGGAGTCAGATCTTAATTAAGTAGCATATGTGGTGATGATGATGCTATAGAGTGTAATGAACGCCCAAGATGCTAGATAAGATAAATTTGTTGTTGTAACTGAATTACTATAACTTGggacaaattttatatttatgtggATGAAACTTTTCTGTTGAGGTGGTCTCCTTCTAAATTGCCTTATTTTCATACACATACACTTACTGCTAAGATTCTTTTCATGGACTTGTTTATTTGAGGAGTGAATATAAcctcattttgaaaaaaaaaaagaatacatTATGCTTAAATTGTTGAATGAAGGTctaaaattgtatttataatttCTAATATCATTGTCTTGAGAAGCTGACTGGGTACAAACTTAGAACAACATTGTATCTAAAGGTAAGCAATATGGTTATGCTAGAAGTGGTTTAAAAGAGTGAAAACAGCTGGGATGAATAATTTAAACCACTTGAATAAAATCATGCAGAAAAAATTGTTAAGAGCATCAAATATCTACGACCCTTAGAAATATTAATCGATTTCCATTCATAAGTGGCTTGGTGGGTGAAAAAGTATTTAATATAATGCATATTCTGCTCCTGTATCTCAAGAATTCTTCTCCATTTGAAAAGCCCTTAATTGTTGTCCTTTTGTTACACTTTGATTTGCTGGTATGCTCaagtaatattgaaaaatttacCCCAGTTTTACAAGGATAATCCTTTCATGTATATTTTCTTGTATCATCATTAGAAATAATCTCATCTGGTTTAACATGAAAGGGTGAATGAGGTAATCTAATAGACCTAACAAATGATTGCTCCAAATTCACAGGTAAACTTTGGAAGGTAAAGGGAAGAGTTATTATAACCATTCACTGAAAAATCAACGGTTTAAATTTAATTGCTTAAAATTTTACATGTATTTTGTCACACTGACTAAATCTTAACATCTGAATTTCCAATCAAAGATTTATAACTCTACGAACTTCACCCTCTTAAAGCCCTCTTAAAGCGCATCCTCTACTTGTCAAAACTCCCCTTATTTCATTACTACTTTTCAGTTTTACTACGTTGTTTCTTACCTCTAAATCTTGATATAATTGCAATTGATAAAGGCATACCGTAATTCACaggattttatttttctttgtaattcttttgctAAACTTTTTGGTTaatttctttgtaatttttcaTACCGTAGATTTttcatttacatataaaatGATTACGTATAATCACTTGTAACATATAATTTGTGTCTTGAAATTTTCCAATCTATCTTGGGTTTAGAAATTTTCAGTTATCTGTCATCAGTTGCTTGCACCTAATGTCGTGCTCTGAACAATGTAATGAACAAGTCACCCTATAAAATGAGAAGATTAACGTGAGAATGAGTAATGTTTTGATCATTGTTTTCTTGTTATTAATTAATTGAGCTATAGTATTATTTCTGCTATTATGAGGGAGAGGTTGAGTTTCAATTTTTGTATTGctttcaaataattaatatcttttGTAAAGACGACATTCTTTAATCTGGAATTGCTATACCCAGATGTATATTCTTCCACAAACCTGTTAGGACCGGTGCCAATAAAAACCATTATACTTTTTTGAAAtgtaaattatgattttattttgtctttacaAGAATAATGAATATAAAGACTAAGCTAATGATAATCTGAATCAACCCAATCAATCATAAAGCAACATATTCTATTCTGGGTTGACATGAATTGGGACAATCAGTGATGTCCAATTCAAACCCAGATTTACAGACTAAAATCCCCTTGCACACCATCTTTAATTGTGGTAAATTTCTTACTTTCAAAGTGATCAACTTAGGGAGTGTAATTTTGATACCATCATCATAACTCTCTGCAAATATCTGTTCCATTGAATCGCAGTCTGATACAGATAGAAACTTGAGGTTTTGAAGTTGTGGCACTAAGCTTGGTGTCAGCAACGTCTTTATTCCACGGCAGGCACTTACATCAAAGTGTCTTAGATAAGAGAAGATGCCTCTCGGAGACGGAGGTGGCATTAAATTCGCAATATCTTCCTTGCAGATCGCAGTTAAACTTTTCAAATCATAAAGACTCAAATATTCGATATTAGCGCATGAGGAACAAGACAAACAGAATAAGCTCTTTAGATTTGTGCATCTAACAACGGAAATATGCGTCAAATGCTTAGGACGATTTGACGACAGAGGAGCAC includes:
- the LOC137835581 gene encoding uncharacterized protein is translated as MESQLHPKLNHLLCLFILTLSFAHAQATTFGYCADVNYDVKVSGVEITPDPVVRSRPVTFKISAATGEAIYGGKWVIIVAYFGFVVHKEIHDFCEEVSCPVATGSFVVAHTQKLPAFAPPGTYTVEMTLKNEKNKPLTCITFNLKIGWGFWCPISEVAIVLLSYFDNYLWLF